In the Clostridium gelidum genome, TAAATAGTATAATTAAATAAATTATATTGGAGGCAATAATGGAAGATATAAGATATTTTTTTAATAATGCTGATGGAGATATTGAAATTAAAAAGTGCAATAATTCTATACACTCATCTAAAGCGCATTTTCATAATGAAGTTTCTATAGGATTAATTGAAAGGGGAGGCACTAAAACAGAAATAGGTGGTAATACTTATGAACTTAATGAAAAGACATTTTTACTAATTCCACCAAGCATTCCTCACAAGTGCAATCCTTATGATTATAAAAGTTGGAATTTTAGAATGCTTTATATAAGTCCTGAGTGGTTTAAGTCTGGATTCAATATTCAGAGTGAAAAAATCAAGTTTGATTATATGAAGGTAAATCAAAAGATGTTTTTAGATTTAATTAAATTAACGGATAACATTGAAAATAAAACAATAGATATTGAAACTGAATCAAAATTACTAAATTATATTTCTCTTTTGATTAAGAATGATAATATAGAATTAAATGAAGATTCATTAGAAAATTTAAATTTAAAAAGAAGAAGTGAAATTAAGCAATATTTGAATGAAAATTACAGGAAAGATATAATGCTTGATGATTTGGCAAAGATAGCACATGTGAGTAAATACTATTTAATT is a window encoding:
- a CDS encoding AraC family transcriptional regulator, whose product is MEDIRYFFNNADGDIEIKKCNNSIHSSKAHFHNEVSIGLIERGGTKTEIGGNTYELNEKTFLLIPPSIPHKCNPYDYKSWNFRMLYISPEWFKSGFNIQSEKIKFDYMKVNQKMFLDLIKLTDNIENKTIDIETESKLLNYISLLIKNDNIELNEDSLENLNLKRRSEIKQYLNENYRKDIMLDDLAKIAHVSKYYLIRKFNECYGLSPHQYITNLRINYAKKLLKNKKGFADMAIESGFYDQSHFIKCFKEYTGVTPMMYKANL